The following coding sequences lie in one Pseudomonas svalbardensis genomic window:
- a CDS encoding acyl-CoA dehydrogenase C-terminal domain-containing protein, whose amino-acid sequence MADYKAPLRDMRFVLNEVFEVAKLWAELPALAETVDAETVEAILEEAGKVTSKSIAPLSRAADEEGCHWADGAVTTPAGFPQAYQTYAEGGWVGVGGDPTYGGMGMPKAVSAQVEEMVNSASLSFGLYPMLTAGACLSINAHASEELKAAYLPNMYAGVWAGSMCLTEPHAGTDLGIIRTKADPQADGSYKVSGTKIFITGGEHDLTENIIHLVLAKLPDAPAGPKGISLFLVPKFMVNADGSLGARNPANCGSIEHKMGIQASATCVMNFDEAVGYLVGEPNKGLAAMFTMMNYERLGVGIQGLATGERSYQNAVEYARDRLQSRSPSGAQNKDKVADPIIVHPDVRRMLLTMKASNEGGRAFSTYVAMQLDTAKFSEDATTRKRAEDLVALLTPVAKAFLTDLGLETTIHGQQVFGGHGYIREWGQEQLVRDVRITQIYEGTNGIQALDLVGRKIVGTGGAFYNLFADEIRHFTATASADLAEFTKPLNDAVTTLDELTAWLLDRAKSNPNEIGAASVEYLQAFGYVSYAYMWALMAKAAFGKEEQDDFYASKLGTARFYFARLLPRIHSLSASVKAGSESLFLLDAGQF is encoded by the coding sequence ATGGCTGACTACAAAGCGCCCCTGCGCGATATGCGCTTCGTCCTCAATGAAGTTTTCGAGGTCGCCAAACTCTGGGCCGAGTTGCCTGCACTCGCCGAGACTGTCGATGCTGAAACGGTCGAAGCCATTCTCGAAGAGGCCGGCAAGGTCACCAGCAAAAGCATCGCGCCCCTGAGCCGTGCGGCTGACGAAGAAGGTTGCCATTGGGCGGACGGTGCCGTCACCACGCCGGCAGGTTTCCCACAGGCCTATCAGACTTACGCTGAAGGCGGTTGGGTCGGTGTCGGCGGCGATCCGACCTACGGCGGCATGGGCATGCCCAAGGCTGTTTCGGCTCAGGTCGAAGAAATGGTCAACTCCGCCAGCCTATCGTTCGGCCTGTACCCGATGCTGACCGCAGGCGCCTGCCTGTCGATCAACGCCCACGCCAGCGAAGAGCTGAAAGCTGCGTACCTGCCGAACATGTACGCCGGCGTCTGGGCCGGCTCCATGTGCCTGACCGAGCCGCATGCCGGCACGGACCTGGGGATTATCCGCACCAAGGCCGACCCTCAGGCCGATGGTTCCTACAAAGTCAGTGGCACCAAGATTTTCATCACCGGCGGTGAGCACGACCTGACCGAGAACATCATCCACCTAGTGCTGGCCAAACTGCCGGATGCACCCGCAGGCCCGAAAGGCATCTCGTTGTTCCTGGTGCCGAAGTTCATGGTTAATGCCGACGGCAGCCTGGGCGCGCGCAACCCGGCTAACTGCGGTTCGATCGAGCACAAGATGGGCATTCAGGCGTCCGCGACCTGCGTGATGAACTTCGATGAGGCCGTGGGTTATCTGGTCGGCGAGCCGAACAAAGGCCTGGCCGCGATGTTCACCATGATGAACTACGAGCGTCTGGGCGTCGGTATCCAGGGCCTGGCCACCGGCGAGCGCTCCTACCAGAACGCCGTCGAATACGCCCGCGACCGTCTGCAAAGCCGTTCGCCGAGCGGCGCGCAGAACAAGGACAAGGTCGCTGACCCGATCATCGTCCACCCGGACGTGCGTCGCATGCTGCTGACCATGAAAGCGTCGAACGAAGGCGGTCGTGCCTTCTCGACCTACGTCGCCATGCAACTGGACACCGCCAAGTTCAGCGAAGACGCCACGACCCGCAAACGCGCGGAAGATTTGGTGGCCTTGCTGACCCCGGTGGCCAAGGCGTTCCTGACCGACCTGGGGCTGGAAACCACGATTCACGGCCAGCAGGTTTTCGGCGGCCACGGATACATCCGTGAGTGGGGCCAGGAGCAATTGGTCCGCGACGTGCGCATCACCCAGATCTACGAAGGTACCAACGGCATTCAAGCGCTGGACCTGGTAGGACGCAAGATTGTCGGCACCGGCGGGGCGTTCTACAACCTGTTTGCCGACGAGATCCGCCATTTCACCGCGACTGCCAGTGCTGATCTGGCCGAGTTCACCAAACCGCTGAACGATGCCGTGACCACCCTCGACGAACTGACCGCTTGGCTGCTCGATCGGGCGAAAAGCAACCCGAACGAAATCGGCGCTGCCTCGGTCGAGTACCTGCAAGCATTCGGTTACGTGTCGTATGCGTATATGTGGGCACTGATGGCCAAGGCCGCTTTTGGCAAAGAGGAGCAGGACGATTTCTATGCGAGCAAGTTGGGCACGGCGCGCTTCTATTTCGCACGTCTGCTGCCGCGCATTCACTCGTTGAGTGCATCGGTGAAGGCCGGTAGCGAGTCACTATTCCTGCTGGACGCAGGACAGTTCTGA
- a CDS encoding acyl-CoA dehydrogenase C-terminal domain-containing protein, with protein sequence MPEYKAPLRDMRFLIDHVFDFHSNYAALGATDASPDMVNAILEEGAKFCENVLAPLNRSGDEEGCHFDNGAVTTPTGFKQAFAQYVEGGWHGLAADPVYGGQGLPSSLGLVISEMVGSSNTSWGMYPGLTHGAMSAIHAHGTEEQKQTYLSKLTAGQWTGTMCLTEGHCGTDLGIIKTRAVPAADGSYAISGSKIFISAGEHDMSENIIHLVLAKLPDAPAGTKGISLFIVPKFLPNDEGEAGERNGVSCGSIEHKMGIKASATCVLNFDGAKGFLIGEPNKGLNCMFTMMNHARLGTGMQGLCLGEASFQGAIKYANDRLQMRALTGPKAPEKAADPIIVHPDVRRMLLTMKAFNEGNRALTYFTAQLLDVAHLSPDVTARQDAEDLLAFLTPICKAFMTDTGLEVTNHGMQVFGGHGFIREWGMEQLVRDCRIAPIYEGTNGIQALDLLGRKVLGSQGKLLRGFTKIVHKFCAANAGHPQLASYVAQLNDLNQQWGEVTTKVGMAAMKNPDEVGAASVDYLMYSGYIILGYLWLRMALVAQAQLDSGCDDADYCQAKLATSEFYFKRLLPRTAAHRAAIEAGSDCLMNLPAELFAL encoded by the coding sequence ATGCCTGAGTACAAAGCTCCCCTGCGCGACATGCGCTTTTTGATCGACCACGTCTTCGATTTTCACAGCAACTACGCCGCGCTGGGCGCCACCGATGCCAGCCCGGACATGGTCAATGCGATCCTCGAAGAAGGTGCAAAGTTCTGTGAGAACGTTCTCGCACCGTTGAACCGCAGCGGCGACGAAGAAGGCTGCCATTTCGACAATGGCGCGGTGACTACGCCTACAGGCTTCAAGCAGGCCTTCGCACAATACGTTGAAGGCGGTTGGCATGGTCTGGCGGCTGATCCGGTTTACGGTGGCCAGGGTTTGCCAAGTTCACTGGGGTTGGTCATCAGCGAGATGGTCGGCTCCAGCAACACCTCCTGGGGCATGTACCCCGGCCTGACCCACGGCGCGATGTCGGCGATCCATGCCCATGGCACTGAAGAACAGAAGCAGACTTACCTGAGCAAACTCACCGCTGGCCAATGGACCGGCACCATGTGCCTGACCGAAGGCCATTGCGGCACTGACCTGGGCATCATCAAAACCCGCGCAGTGCCTGCGGCTGACGGCAGCTACGCGATCTCCGGCAGCAAGATCTTCATCTCCGCCGGCGAGCACGACATGAGTGAAAACATCATTCACCTGGTGCTGGCGAAACTGCCGGACGCTCCGGCCGGGACCAAGGGCATTTCACTGTTCATCGTTCCTAAATTCCTACCCAACGACGAAGGTGAGGCGGGAGAGCGCAACGGTGTTTCCTGCGGTTCCATCGAACACAAAATGGGCATCAAGGCCTCGGCTACCTGCGTGCTGAACTTCGACGGCGCCAAGGGCTTCTTGATCGGTGAGCCGAACAAGGGCCTGAACTGCATGTTCACCATGATGAACCATGCTCGACTGGGCACCGGCATGCAGGGTTTATGTCTCGGGGAGGCGAGCTTTCAAGGCGCGATCAAGTACGCCAATGATCGTCTGCAAATGCGCGCGCTGACCGGCCCGAAAGCGCCGGAAAAAGCCGCCGATCCGATCATTGTTCATCCTGACGTGCGCAGGATGTTGCTGACGATGAAGGCTTTCAACGAAGGCAACCGGGCGCTGACTTACTTCACTGCTCAGTTGCTCGACGTGGCGCATCTGAGCCCGGATGTGACGGCGCGTCAGGATGCCGAAGACCTGCTGGCGTTCCTCACGCCGATCTGCAAAGCCTTCATGACCGATACCGGGCTGGAAGTGACCAACCACGGCATGCAGGTGTTCGGTGGTCACGGATTCATCCGCGAGTGGGGCATGGAGCAGCTGGTACGCGACTGCCGGATTGCACCGATCTACGAAGGCACCAACGGCATTCAGGCGCTGGACTTGCTTGGCAGAAAAGTCCTCGGCAGCCAGGGGAAATTGCTGCGCGGCTTCACCAAAATCGTCCACAAGTTCTGTGCGGCAAACGCGGGGCATCCGCAACTCGCCAGCTACGTGGCGCAGCTCAACGACCTGAATCAGCAGTGGGGAGAGGTGACCACCAAGGTCGGCATGGCCGCGATGAAAAATCCGGATGAAGTCGGCGCGGCTTCGGTGGATTACCTGATGTACAGCGGTTACATCATCCTCGGCTATCTGTGGCTGCGCATGGCGCTGGTCGCTCAGGCGCAGCTCGATTCGGGCTGCGACGATGCTGATTATTGCCAGGCAAAACTGGCAACCAGCGAGTTTTACTTCAAGCGTTTGCTGCCCCGCACGGCGGCTCATCGGGCGGCCATCGAGGCGGGCAGCGATTGTCTGATGAACCTGCCTGCGGAGTTATTCGCACTATAG
- a CDS encoding GGDEF domain-containing protein, translating into MPRSSAVRFSHFLPSLLLLIAGLAAAYVKDLNVFFTSLFNVLPTLVLLLGGAYCAVYRRQRELFLMVTVYIAYFLLDTQTDYYRDNGKVREDAAVVFHLCCLLLPLLFGVFAAWQERTHLFQDMVARFAVLLAFGSVALGLEQSYPQALLMWLSEIRWPALHGAWMSLIQLSYPVFIASFVLLAWQYWRNPRPLHAAQLVGLLGLFWMLPKTFILPFTLNIMCSQVMLMIAAAVAHEAYQMAFRDELTGLPGRRALNERMQRLGRNYVLAMSDVDHFKKFNDTHGHDVGDQVLRLVASKLSKIGGGGRAYRYGGEEFALVFAGKTLEECMPHLEVIRESIATYNIQLRNQDSRPQDDQQGRQRRSGSGASSVSVTVSIGVAERLEQRTPEKVLKSADEALYSAKGAGRNCVVAFGQNRRGAVRMDAATD; encoded by the coding sequence TTGCCGCGTTCTTCCGCTGTACGTTTCAGCCACTTCCTGCCGTCATTACTGCTTTTGATCGCGGGGCTGGCGGCTGCGTACGTGAAGGATCTGAACGTCTTTTTCACCTCGCTGTTCAACGTGCTGCCAACCTTGGTGTTGTTGCTTGGCGGTGCTTACTGCGCGGTTTACCGACGCCAGCGTGAGCTGTTTCTGATGGTCACGGTGTACATCGCCTACTTTTTGCTCGACACCCAAACCGACTATTACCGCGACAACGGCAAGGTTCGTGAAGACGCCGCGGTGGTCTTCCATCTGTGCTGCCTGTTGCTGCCACTGCTATTTGGTGTGTTCGCCGCCTGGCAGGAGCGCACCCACCTGTTCCAGGACATGGTGGCGCGCTTCGCCGTGTTGCTGGCCTTCGGTAGCGTGGCGTTGGGGCTGGAACAAAGTTACCCGCAGGCGCTGTTGATGTGGCTGTCGGAGATCCGTTGGCCAGCGTTGCATGGCGCCTGGATGAGCCTGATCCAGTTGTCTTATCCCGTGTTCATCGCCTCGTTTGTGTTGCTGGCCTGGCAATACTGGCGCAACCCGAGACCCTTGCATGCTGCCCAACTGGTGGGCTTGCTCGGGTTGTTCTGGATGTTGCCGAAAACCTTCATTCTGCCGTTCACCCTGAACATCATGTGCAGTCAGGTGATGTTGATGATTGCCGCAGCGGTCGCCCATGAGGCCTATCAAATGGCCTTCCGCGATGAACTCACCGGTCTGCCGGGCCGCCGCGCCTTGAATGAGCGGATGCAGCGGTTGGGGCGCAATTACGTGCTGGCGATGAGCGACGTCGATCACTTCAAGAAATTCAATGACACCCATGGTCACGATGTCGGCGACCAGGTGCTGCGACTTGTCGCCAGCAAGCTGTCGAAAATCGGCGGAGGCGGTAGGGCGTATCGCTACGGCGGTGAGGAGTTCGCCCTGGTGTTCGCAGGCAAGACCCTCGAAGAGTGCATGCCGCACCTGGAAGTCATCCGCGAGTCCATCGCCACCTACAACATTCAGCTGCGTAATCAGGACAGCCGCCCTCAGGACGACCAGCAAGGTCGTCAACGTCGCTCAGGCTCGGGCGCCTCAAGTGTGTCGGTCACTGTCAGTATTGGTGTCGCGGAGCGGCTGGAGCAGCGCACCCCCGAAAAAGTGCTCAAGTCCGCTGACGAGGCGCTCTACAGCGCCAAGGGCGCGGGGCGCAACTGTGTGGTGGCGTTCGGTCAAAACCGTCGTGGCGCAGTGCGCATGGACGCCGCTACTGATTGA
- a CDS encoding YqaE/Pmp3 family membrane protein: MDFIRIIIAILLPPLGVFLQVGFAGAFWLNILLTLCGYIPGIVHAVYIIAKR, from the coding sequence ATGGACTTTATTCGCATCATCATCGCCATTCTGTTGCCGCCACTGGGTGTGTTTCTGCAAGTCGGTTTCGCCGGGGCGTTCTGGTTGAATATTCTGCTGACGCTATGCGGTTACATCCCCGGAATCGTGCATGCGGTGTACATCATCGCCAAACGCTAA
- a CDS encoding LysR family transcriptional regulator, whose amino-acid sequence MDFKQLRYFVAVYEEGHVGRAAERLSISQPALSQQIRHLEQNLEVSLFERSSKRLLPTLAAHTLYNHALPLLDGLQRAREALGNFKGQALRTLAIGVLQTVHTSLVPQMLERVRKAQPHLVVQIYELTGLEIERRLLNGSLDIGISYLPPRQPGLHGVMLYEDELTLVIPADHPLREFKKVSMSQAAELPMLLLGEEFQVRQIWQAQLANLGRRPQVQAELNNMAGILDSLPHTRLATVLPGRSQQAHGNKELLWKPLSEPRVPLKVGLVCRDVQRQQASLALLRTLLEEVMNGSDGRLISPATLDEMS is encoded by the coding sequence ATGGATTTCAAGCAACTGCGTTACTTCGTCGCGGTCTACGAAGAAGGTCATGTGGGCCGGGCCGCCGAGCGGCTTTCAATCTCCCAACCGGCACTGTCCCAGCAGATCCGCCACCTCGAACAAAACCTCGAGGTGAGCTTGTTCGAACGCAGCAGCAAACGGCTGCTGCCAACCCTGGCTGCTCATACTTTGTACAACCATGCCCTGCCTTTGCTCGATGGCTTGCAGCGGGCGCGGGAAGCCTTGGGGAATTTCAAGGGCCAGGCACTGCGGACGTTGGCCATCGGTGTATTGCAAACCGTCCACACCAGTCTGGTGCCGCAGATGCTCGAGCGCGTGCGCAAGGCGCAGCCGCATTTGGTGGTGCAGATCTATGAACTGACGGGGCTGGAAATCGAGCGGCGCTTGCTCAATGGCTCGCTGGACATCGGCATCAGCTATCTGCCGCCTCGTCAGCCGGGATTGCACGGCGTGATGCTGTACGAAGACGAACTGACCCTGGTCATCCCGGCGGATCACCCGTTGCGGGAATTCAAGAAAGTCTCGATGAGTCAGGCCGCCGAATTACCGATGTTGCTACTGGGTGAAGAGTTTCAAGTACGGCAGATTTGGCAGGCGCAACTGGCCAATCTGGGACGACGTCCGCAGGTACAGGCAGAACTGAACAACATGGCGGGGATTCTCGACAGTTTGCCGCACACGCGACTGGCGACGGTGTTGCCCGGACGCTCACAACAGGCACACGGCAACAAGGAACTGTTGTGGAAACCACTGAGCGAGCCGAGGGTGCCGCTTAAAGTTGGCTTGGTGTGTCGGGATGTGCAGCGGCAACAGGCCTCTCTGGCCTTACTGCGTACGTTGCTGGAGGAAGTGATGAATGGCTCGGATGGGCGTTTGATTAGCCCGGCAACACTGGATGAGATGAGTTAA
- a CDS encoding aspartate aminotransferase family protein, with the protein MNLFNLRRNPPSLDDLAVGTFLPSKGDNLSSECLMLSVERPKQIFVRGQGSWLWDSDDRAYLDFSQGGGANSLGHSPSVLVNAIAAQAESLINPGFGLNNRGMLNLAERLCSSTGSDQAYLLNSGSEACEAAIKLARKWGQRHRGGASRIIVANNGCHGRSLGTISASDSSNLTNRFEPLLPGFSHVPFNDLPALHAAVDAQTVAIMLEPIQSEAGVIPATEHYLKGVEHLCRELGILLIFDEVQTGLGRCGTLLAEKSYGVRADIVVLGKGLGGGVPLAALLARGKACCFEVGEVTGTHHGNALMTAAGLAVLDSVQDKGFLDHVGETGQHLSEGLQRLSHRYGHGELRGQGLFWGLTLSDESADAVVKAALYEGLLLNAPQPDCLRFTPALTVSKANIDEMLLRLARAFSRVRTAQLQCSKGITV; encoded by the coding sequence ATGAACTTGTTTAATTTGCGGCGCAATCCTCCGAGTCTTGATGACCTGGCGGTGGGCACCTTCTTGCCGTCCAAAGGCGACAATCTTTCCAGCGAGTGCCTGATGCTCAGTGTCGAGCGACCGAAACAGATATTCGTGCGCGGCCAGGGCTCATGGTTGTGGGACAGCGATGACCGCGCTTATCTGGATTTCTCACAGGGTGGCGGGGCGAATAGCCTCGGACACAGCCCTTCGGTACTGGTTAACGCCATCGCGGCGCAGGCTGAGTCGTTGATCAATCCCGGCTTCGGTCTCAATAACCGCGGCATGCTCAATCTTGCTGAGCGGCTGTGTTCCAGCACCGGCAGTGATCAGGCGTACTTGCTCAACAGCGGCAGCGAAGCCTGTGAAGCGGCGATCAAACTGGCGCGCAAATGGGGCCAACGGCATCGCGGCGGGGCTTCGCGGATCATCGTTGCCAACAACGGCTGCCATGGTCGTAGTCTGGGGACGATTTCGGCATCGGACAGTTCGAATCTGACTAACCGATTCGAGCCGCTGCTTCCGGGCTTCAGTCACGTGCCGTTCAATGATCTTCCGGCCTTGCATGCGGCCGTCGACGCCCAGACCGTGGCGATCATGCTCGAACCGATCCAGAGCGAAGCCGGGGTGATACCGGCCACCGAGCATTACCTCAAAGGCGTCGAGCACCTGTGCCGTGAGCTGGGCATTCTGCTGATCTTCGACGAAGTGCAAACCGGTTTAGGGCGTTGTGGCACCTTGCTCGCCGAAAAATCCTACGGCGTGCGGGCAGATATCGTCGTTCTCGGCAAAGGGCTGGGCGGTGGCGTGCCATTGGCAGCGTTGCTGGCGCGGGGTAAGGCCTGCTGTTTCGAGGTCGGCGAAGTGACAGGTACTCATCATGGCAATGCACTGATGACGGCTGCCGGTCTTGCCGTCCTCGACAGCGTTCAGGACAAGGGGTTTCTCGATCATGTCGGGGAAACCGGTCAGCACCTGAGCGAAGGTCTGCAGCGTTTATCCCATCGCTATGGCCACGGCGAGTTGCGCGGGCAAGGACTGTTCTGGGGTCTTACCTTGTCCGACGAATCGGCTGACGCTGTCGTCAAAGCGGCGTTGTACGAAGGCTTGCTGCTCAACGCTCCGCAGCCCGATTGCCTGCGCTTTACCCCGGCACTGACCGTCAGCAAAGCCAATATCGACGAAATGCTCCTGCGCCTGGCCCGTGCCTTCTCCCGCGTGCGCACTGCGCAACTGCAGTGCAGCAAAGGGATTACCGTCTGA
- a CDS encoding helix-turn-helix domain-containing protein, translating to MSKKLKSEISESIHESASALFAIGAISKATMREFDESCLATVPDAIPAEQIKALRERNNVSQPVFARYLNTSASTVKQWEAGDKHPSGMALKLLSIVQKHGLEILA from the coding sequence ATGAGTAAAAAACTCAAAAGCGAAATATCGGAATCGATACACGAGTCAGCCAGTGCATTGTTTGCCATCGGTGCAATCAGCAAGGCAACCATGCGCGAATTCGATGAATCATGTCTTGCAACGGTTCCAGACGCGATTCCCGCTGAGCAGATCAAAGCGCTGCGCGAACGCAACAACGTAAGCCAACCAGTGTTCGCTCGTTATCTGAACACAAGCGCCTCGACGGTCAAACAATGGGAAGCGGGAGACAAGCACCCCAGCGGCATGGCGCTGAAGTTGCTGAGCATCGTTCAGAAACACGGTCTTGAGATACTGGCCTGA
- a CDS encoding alpha/beta hydrolase family protein: MNEIHDSSLKAEPFSAAKAVAAGIDFAELQVGPHGLFWNEYRPEDAACRIWHWRDGQAHCLTPAGFSVRSRVYEYGGGAFCLTDDGIVFVNEADQQLYRQSLAGETPELLSSGECRYGDLQFANGQVLAVEENRDRHRLVAIDVADRVRHLLAEGADFYAAPTLSPDAQRLAWIEWSRPDQPWTATRLMVAERQNDGRFALPRCVAGEDAEESLQQPRFDTSGRLFCLTDRGGYWQPWVESADGPSPLPSTAADHGPAPWQLGGCTWLPLSEGRYLASWTEDGFGRLGLCGDSGEDFTGDYSRFRSLALDEQFIYCIAASPVSSSSVIAIDRQTRKVKTLAGGIAPLPAEQISVPQTLRYPSGSGEAHGFFYPAMTGDATPPLVVFIHGGPTSACYPMLDPRIQYWAQRGFAVADLNYRGSSGYGRAYRQALHLSWGEVDVEDACAVVAHLADRGLIDGNKAFIRGGSAGGYTTLCALAFHNVFRAGASLYGVSDPAALGRTTHKFEGDYLDWLIGDPVQDAERYAARTPLLHAGNISKPVIFFQGELDAVVVPQQTRDMVTALQDNGILVEAHYYADERHGFRKAGNQAHALEQEWLFYRRVMAFAD; this comes from the coding sequence ATGAACGAAATTCACGACTCATCGCTAAAAGCTGAACCCTTCAGTGCTGCCAAGGCTGTTGCGGCCGGCATCGACTTCGCCGAGTTGCAGGTCGGCCCACATGGCTTGTTCTGGAACGAGTACCGCCCCGAGGACGCCGCCTGCCGAATCTGGCATTGGCGTGACGGCCAGGCGCACTGTCTGACGCCTGCGGGCTTCAGTGTGCGCAGTCGGGTGTACGAATACGGGGGCGGCGCGTTTTGTCTGACCGATGACGGGATAGTGTTCGTCAACGAGGCGGACCAACAGCTGTATCGGCAGTCACTGGCCGGCGAGACACCGGAGTTACTGAGCTCTGGCGAATGCCGATACGGCGATCTGCAGTTCGCAAACGGGCAGGTATTGGCGGTTGAAGAAAACCGCGATCGGCATCGTCTGGTGGCTATCGATGTGGCTGACCGAGTACGTCATCTGCTGGCCGAAGGCGCCGACTTCTATGCCGCGCCGACGTTGAGTCCCGACGCGCAACGACTGGCGTGGATCGAGTGGAGCCGCCCGGATCAGCCATGGACCGCGACTCGCCTGATGGTTGCCGAACGCCAGAACGATGGCCGTTTTGCTCTGCCGCGTTGCGTGGCGGGCGAAGACGCTGAGGAATCGCTGCAACAACCGAGGTTCGATACCAGCGGCCGTCTGTTTTGCCTGACTGATCGCGGCGGCTACTGGCAGCCTTGGGTGGAATCGGCAGACGGTCCGAGCCCGCTGCCGAGTACCGCAGCGGATCATGGACCAGCGCCGTGGCAGCTGGGTGGCTGCACCTGGTTGCCGCTGAGCGAAGGCCGGTATCTGGCAAGCTGGACCGAAGACGGATTTGGCAGACTGGGTCTTTGTGGCGACTCCGGTGAAGACTTCACGGGTGATTACAGCCGTTTCCGCTCTCTCGCACTGGATGAGCAGTTCATTTACTGCATCGCCGCTTCGCCAGTCAGTTCGTCGTCAGTCATTGCCATCGACCGCCAGACCCGGAAAGTCAAAACACTGGCTGGCGGTATTGCACCGTTGCCTGCCGAGCAGATCAGCGTCCCGCAAACCCTGCGCTACCCGAGCGGTTCGGGCGAGGCACACGGCTTCTTCTATCCAGCGATGACCGGTGATGCGACACCGCCTCTGGTGGTGTTTATCCACGGTGGCCCGACTTCGGCCTGTTACCCCATGCTCGATCCGCGCATCCAGTATTGGGCACAACGCGGCTTCGCCGTGGCCGACCTCAACTACCGCGGCAGCAGTGGCTATGGCCGGGCTTATCGACAAGCGCTGCATTTGAGCTGGGGCGAAGTGGATGTGGAGGACGCCTGCGCAGTCGTCGCTCATCTCGCCGATCGCGGACTGATCGACGGCAACAAGGCGTTTATTCGCGGCGGCAGTGCCGGTGGTTACACCACACTGTGCGCATTGGCCTTCCACAACGTCTTTCGCGCCGGCGCCAGCCTGTATGGCGTCAGTGACCCTGCGGCACTGGGCCGAACAACCCACAAGTTCGAAGGCGATTATCTGGATTGGCTGATCGGCGACCCGGTGCAGGATGCCGAACGCTACGCCGCTCGAACGCCGTTGCTGCACGCGGGCAACATCAGTAAGCCGGTGATTTTCTTTCAGGGTGAACTGGACGCCGTAGTGGTGCCACAACAGACCCGCGACATGGTCACGGCGTTGCAGGACAACGGCATTCTGGTTGAAGCGCATTACTACGCTGACGAACGCCATGGCTTTCGCAAGGCCGGCAATCAGGCCCATGCGCTGGAGCAGGAGTGGTTGTTTTATCGAAGAGTGATGGCGTTCGCGGACTGA